One window of Bactrocera tryoni isolate S06 chromosome 2, CSIRO_BtryS06_freeze2, whole genome shotgun sequence genomic DNA carries:
- the LOC120767255 gene encoding uncharacterized protein LOC120767255 isoform X1, with protein sequence MVNFWGILVVFAVCAAFQLAESQTQNDYRPNLEDTSVSYPEETQDGTPSATTPKIRLSLSERREALKQFANNLRNEYDKNYVSKTRDVFKKLILELEALTEKSDDVKEILTDLKATLTKLEAFDIESDDLKEASYIISDLWDELREPVNALLEVVAALRKVGWIDVDNELSAQKVAITDKFVIAFNQFVATLTPWERLKEARLIDLNKRFNNDRWDLFSSVWIYFE encoded by the exons ATGGTGAATTTCTGGGGCATCCTTGTAGTATTTGCTGTCTGTGCAGCTTTTCAG CTGGCAGAGTCGCAAACTCAAAATGATTACCGTCCTAATTTAGAGGACACTTCGGTTTCTTATCCAGAGGAAACGCAAGACGGCACCCCAAGCGCAACAACACCGAAGATACGTTTGAGCTTAAGTGAAAGGCGTGAAGCATTAAAGCAATTTGCCAATAATCTGAGGAATGAGTATGACAAAAATTACGTGAGTAAAACACGTGACGTCTTCAAAAAACTTATCCTTGAACTTGAAGCGTTAACCGAGAAGAGTGACGATGTTAAAGAGATACTAACTGATCTAAAAGCTACTCTAACAAAATTGGAGGCTTTTGACATAGAATCCGATGACTTAAAAGAAGCTTCCTATATTATCAGTGATCTGTGGGATGAGCTTCGTGAGCCTGTAAATGCGCTACTAGAAGTGGTTGCCGCACTCAGAAAAGTTGGTTGGATAGATGTGGATAACGAGCTGTCCGCTCAAAAGGTTGCAATTACCGATAAATTTGTCATAGCATTCAATCAGTTTGTGGCTACACTAACGCCGTGGGAGCGACTGAAGGAGGCCCGCTTAATCGATCTGAACAAACGGTTTAACAACGACAGATGGGATTTGTTTTCTTCGGTTTGGATATATTTCGAGTAA
- the LOC120767256 gene encoding uncharacterized protein LOC120767256, whose product MYNKLFLLLCVLFAIQFTAFAHPLENDKDAQEEADIKPPKEQSIIPDTPGVQEFKKDIVSHVIASLGNEEGDETGVQSAQLSSAEVDLPCLPNDAVRIHVLRSNFPLPERLFHAPKRCSEEENK is encoded by the exons atgtacaataaattgtttttattattgtgtgTGCTGTTCGCAATACAG TTTACAGCATTTGCACACCCATTGGAAAATGACAAGGATGCACAAGAAGAAGCCGATATTAAGCCGCCAAAAGAGCAAAGCATAATACCGGATACACCTGGTGTGCAGGAGTTCAAAAAAGACATAGTGAGTCACGTAATAGCAAGCCTTGGGAACGAGGAAGGAGACGAAACTGGTGTCCAAAGTGCGCAATTGTCTTCAGCAGAGGTAGATTTGCCCTGCTTGCCAAATGATGCTGTTAGAATACATGTGCTTAGAAGCAATTTCCCGTTGCCAGAGCGCCTTTTCCATGCACCAAAGAGATGTTCGGAGGAAGAGAATAAATGA
- the LOC120767257 gene encoding uncharacterized protein LOC120767257: protein MGSKLFLLLCMLFALQFTAFALPLENDKDLKEIADNKPPNEKSIIPDTPGVREFKKGLVDHLVASLGNEEGDESGVYSAQLSSAEVDLPCTNDTVRIAIISSSFPLPERFFHTPKRCSEEVQ from the exons atgggcagcaaattgtttttattattgtgtaTGCTGTTCGCATTACAG TTCACAGCATTTGCACTCCCATTAGAAAATGACAAGGATTTAAAAGAAATCGCCGACAATAAGCCGCCAAATGAAAAAAGCATAATACCGGATACACCAGGTGTGCGGGAGTTCAAAAAGGGCTTAGTGGACCACTTAGTAGCAAGCCTTGGGAACGAAGAAGGAGACGAATCTGGTGTCTACAGCGCTCAACTGTCTTCAGCGGAAGTTGATTTGCCCTGCACAAATGATACTGTTAGAATAGCAATTATTAGCAGCAGTTTTCCATTGCCAGAGCGCTTTTTCCATACTCCAAAGAGATGCTCGGAAGAAGTGCAGTGA
- the LOC120767259 gene encoding uncharacterized protein LOC120767259: MAKCYSSFAATAFLMFIVLQQCALLAPVSSAAAESTSTALLEKLAPDHVFFPDEIMAKRVEYEDFLDPISGEDEDEEPYEIADFASVSSEEEENLSATTDTVIGYVFFPSSAEYVYH; encoded by the exons ATGGCAAAATGTTACAGCAGCTTTGCTGCAACCGCTTTTTTAATG TTCATCGTGTTACAGCAGTGCGCTCTGCTTGCGCCGGTGAGCAGTGCAGCTGCTGAGTCAACAAGTACAgcgcttttggaaaaattagcACCAGATCATGTATTCTTTCCTGATGAAATTATGGCGAAGCGAGTTGAATATGAGGATTTCTTAGATCCAATTTCGGGCGAGGATGAAGATGAAGAGCCTTACGAAATTGCAGACTTTGCTAGTGTTTCTTCAGAGGAGGAGGAGAATTTATCTGCTACAACTGACACTGTTATCGGTTATGTGTTTTTTCCCTCATCCGCAGAGTATGTTTATCACTGA
- the LOC120767258 gene encoding uncharacterized protein LOC120767258, whose amino-acid sequence MASFSKIFLLLSAFAVLQCVRTQLLEQFNDTVASNVQVTPVESTTERAQPKVKNYLPLKREHWAVMCAAIFLIFVLASICKYKFWPNSRICGCKEVELQRNNRELRPQYSWDESNRK is encoded by the exons ATGGcgtcattttctaaaatatttctgcTATTGAGCGCATTTGCAGTGCTGCAG tgcGTGCGAACACAATTGCTGGAGCAATTCAATGACACAGTGGCAAGCAATGTGCAAGTAACGCCGGTGGAAAGTACAACTGAGCGAGCGCAGCCGAAagtcaaaaattatttgccgtTGAAAAGAGAACACTGGGCCGTAATGTGCGcagcgatttttttaattttcgtgctcgcgtcaatatgtaaatacaagttTTGGCCAAATTCGCGCATTTGTGGCTGCAAAGAGGTGGAATTGCAACGCAATAATAGGGAATTGCGACCACAATATTCTTGGGATGAAAGTAATCGAAAGTGA